Within Vanessa atalanta chromosome 11, ilVanAtal1.2, whole genome shotgun sequence, the genomic segment TGTAATTTTAACCACACATCGCCAAttcgtcaccaaccttgggaattaatgTCTCACTCagccttccaaccggaacacaactgtGCTAAGTATTGATTCTTGGCGATAAATCTCTGGTCCGCTGGGTACAGAGAACATCTCTAGTCCTGGTCCCCCCTACCCCTAGTCGACGCTTACAGCGGGCATAGATCTACCTGGTCTTCTTCAAGGGACGGCTCAGCggaggctctctcttcgcgctTATGCTAAATAGTAGTAATCCTAACACGCTGctcatatttattgaatatgtgCGTATGTCAATGAACTCATATTAAatgactggaccgattttgatagtttttttgGGTTTTTTGACTACTTTAAGATCGGACCCGGTCCCGGAAGGGCGATCGGGTTTCTTATTTCCTTGGACGAAATCGGATCGGTCAGCTCGTGTTTACATAATCATGTCTCTTTTAGATAGGAATACTGGTGTGGGGAGTACAGAATGGCGTCGAGCACGTGGCGTCCGTCGTCGAGAGAGTGCACAGATTCTCTGCTCAAAATAGGTGAGCTAACATTTATGACTAGTAGTAGCAGTCCAATACttaactttataaatgtaactaGTTGAAAAGCTagcgatatttaaattttcgaatATTTATCTCTCAAAATACTGCCGATCTAGATTCGTATAGTTAGGTACCGACGAaattttagtacttttttttcatatcttATGACACGACACCTTTAGAAATTGTTGGTGGTTTCTTTGTGAAGAAGCCAtaatatggaatatattttaattttgaagaatGTTTTTCGTTGTGTCTTTTGGTAATCAATACTTAAAAGATATGCGTCCCAGTCGGACGTCGCGTATAACAGTCGTGTAACTGTGCCCCGCAGAGTGCTGAACATCGACGGCGCGCTGGACTTCGACGAGCTCAACACGCCGCTCTACTCGCCCGCCGGGCCCGCCTCGCCCTCCCCCCCCGCCGGGAAGCACGGGTAACGCTCGTTTGCCTATCCATTTGGGAAAAGTCAATGTTTCATTTGTTGAGCCTATTGTAATTGAACAGGTAGAAATTAATGCAGTTCTTAAGTTTAACTTTATTGAACAACACTATACCAACTTCTTatgttcactttaattttattttgaatcttaTAATAACACCTTCGTTTTCAGTTTTTTCGTTGTTACTCGTCTCGCCGTTGAAATAGactaagattaaattaaaccaaattcAATCAGTCATATGTGTTGTCTCGTGTACTCAAATCGTTAGTCAGGAATCAAACAATTTGAATCTTCTCTGAATGCCAACAGACGTTGTCCGAAGTGCTCGGACATCTGCGACCCGCCCGAACCCAAGCACCTGTTGGGCCCCAACAGAGACCAGCTGAGGGTAAGTCGGACCCATCATAACCATCCTTTCTCACCAGCAAAGTCAGCGTTTTCTGCCATCGAACAAGTAattgtaaaagtaaataataaacatcctGTATATTTTACTTCTGGTCTAAAATTGGCTGacttatgggccacctgatggtaacagATCACCACTGCGGCGCCATAATAAAATTGAACCATTTCAAACATTGCTTATGGGCcactgaccttgggaactaagttgttatggcccttaaaatacataatacttcacctgtgcctgtagttctaCTGACCCACCTTTCAAACTTTAACAGAAGAATGCTAAGCAATACTGCGTgtcgatagaatatatgactaccaccaagtaaaaattaaatgtcttcTGTTTTCTAGATACAAGTAGTGATAGTTCCGCTGACAGACTTCTGCCACGTGGGCGCGGCCGACACCAACGGATGACCGTCCGGCGCCGGCTCGGCCTGAGCGACCGTCGACTTGCGCCTCACTGGATGTAAATATATGTGACGAATATTCGCGaatgttgtaatttatattatttagtgttgtATGCGTGAAGTTTTACCGGTTTGTAAACGATTTAatggataaattaattttagttcaatttaattaaatattaaattacagagTTGTGATTATTGTACTATGTTATATTGTAGTCAAAAGTACATGTTATGTGATTTAAGTATTACGTACATttctttgtattaaaaataaatgaacagtaacaaaaatgtttttaaagcttctatgttcaaaatattttgtctatgCTGACCTATGATCTTAGAGGAGTTCCTTCGCTTGTATCAAATTTGGGTGCAGAATCATCTTGCGCTTATCATAGAAATGCATTGTCATCTGAAATTCAACTGaaccaatatataaaatttctacTCCACGGGATAAGAGTAAGTGGTTTCAATTCAACTTGCATATTTGAACTAACAAACATTgcacgttaaataaaataatgtaaaaactagtttgttttgatttaataagttttaaaatatatttcttactttcttaatttttagctttaaaatttattccctttgacaacaaaaaaaaaaaaagaaatactttgCGTAGTACTTAAATGACATTATtcgaatgtatttattattcagtcAGTAGATAAGAATTAATTACAGTAATTAGGACTTTTGtcgtgaaataatttaaatggttaaatttacttaattctgtaattaaaataagtttcgaACTTTTTTCAAATGTAGAATGCCAATAAGTGAAATCAATAATGTGACTTCTATACCACGCCATATTGTTTTGTTACTGTTGTTTGtcgtatatttatgatttaaattttgtctTCGGAAAGAAGTGCAATAATTTTAAGCTAATATGACTccatattgttatatttgagtattaattaaatgtattgaatatttggttgcattttatttaaataataatcatgtaccgtgtatataatataatgtctatTTGTTCCATTATAAACTGTTTTTCTTTGGGGTAACACTACAGATATGAAACTGATGACAATTCATTCGACAAAATAGAGCTTTTTAGCTTGAGaatctcttcgggatgtttttaataaactggGTATACCTACATcactattatgtatattcaaaataatataaacgttttaaaaaaaatggtgacaatcattgtgtaaatagaaaaaaaacatcttatttcTTCCTAGAATAAGattacagttattttaaattttatagctcatgttaaaaaatcatttataaataagacatattactcattacaagattatatgaatgataaaaaaagcggCGACATAGACgcgatttgtttatttctaggcggggtatgtaatatataaatttaattgtacttgattgacatactctgtaattggaattttggaaaagagtaactagagTTTCTTGCTTCTAGAATCTAATTTCCGAAAAGGTGctagcttaacatttaatttaactttaaatttaaattttcatgtggGTTTCATGTaacatgactattcaaaagtgatttaagagactacttgaataaagaactaGGTTTTGATTTGTAAGAACATTTCTACACGTAAATCAAGTCActgaattcaaattaaatgtattttattcaagtaaactttacaataaagcatttttaacCGTCAATCTGAAAGTTCGCAAACTCACTGGAGCAACGAGGGAGTTTCAAACTTAAaatcaacaatataatataattagtatttttagatttgattttaccctatatatttaaaacagatcCGGAAGTAAAACAGATCCGGGGAATTATCGGCCGATATCAGTTTTACCAGTTTTGtcaaaaattttagaaaaaataatgtatgtccGTCTTTATAATTACCTCAATAAACAAAACTTCTTTTTTAGTCAACAATATGGCTTTCGTCCGAAATCTAATACACTTTCAGCAACTGTGGATATTGTCACCAAAATTAAAAACGCGTTGGATAGTAAGCAAATCGTTCTAGGTATctttatcgatttaaaaaaggcTTTCGACACGGTCagccataatttattattacaaaaactacaTAAAGAAGGTATAACAGGTTCGGCAATCAAAATTTTAGAATCATATTTACATCGTCGCAAGCAAATTGTTAAAATcggaaaattttaaagtaagccCGCAACGTTAACATATGGAGTACCACAAGGCTCTATCTTGGGAccgctattatttttaatttatataaatagcattAGTGCAATTGATTTGTCTGGAGATATAACTCTTTATGCGGATGTCACAAGCTTATTTTAGTTTggtgataacattaaaaatataattgacgtAGCTCAACgtgatttaaatgttattagcGAATGGtttgtttctaatttattaactattaataccAAAAAGACATCATATATGATCTTCgcgcctaaaaataaaaatataccaaatcaTGACCAACTAACAATTTGTAAcgaaccaataaataaaactgatcatgaaaaatatttaggtcTTATAATGGATAGCAAGTTAACCTGGCAATATCATATTGatcatcttaaaaataaaatatccccTTTGATAGGTGCACTACGTAAGATTTCCTTATGTATACCTAATAAAATTCgtcctattatttataattctttagtAAAACCTCATATCGAATATCTTATTGAAATATGGGGAACAGCTGCGAAGTCTAACATAAAGTCATTAcaaactttacaaaataaaattattaaagttctttataaatatgattatatgacgCCATCCgttgaattatacaaaaaaacaaatttttttaatataaatcaattatacactttaaaaacctgcatgttgattagaaaaataataacaaataaaacacattcaCAATtacactttcataaaaaaacacatacataccACACTAGAAAACGTAATAAACTAGAACTTCCAAAAACCAGAACCAACTAtggaaagaaaaacattttatttgaaggagttcaaatttataataaattatcagacTTAATCATTAATAGCAAGAGTTTTCCTATATTCAAAAAACGTGTAATGGAATatgtgcaaaataatttataagttaatgtaACCCCTACCTAAACatgtttgtgtaatatttaactacccgcaacattttattttactgtatataattcataaggCAGACTTTTAAATGTACCCCCAAGCAAAATTATTGgaatttcttattataagtgAACTTTTGTGttctttatgagaaataaatgtctttaaacCGATATTTATTGAATCTTATATGTAAACGattcattgttaaattattactttaattataagtagattggtgaaataaaacgaaaatattttacaatacatttatttgcaaataattaCATAAGACCGAATACACCGTAGCTCGGTTAcgaatttaaatgcaaaatcaGGAAAACATTGCAGGAAACTTTGTTTCAAAATGCGTCTTATAATTAAGCATTCCTAAAATACAagcaaataaaacttataagctTTGACAGTTGAGCAGTTTTTCGttaataaacgaaaaatatatgtaccgTCAGCAAAaagtaatcttttatttttaggtttttttaggAGTGATTTAAAACCATAAAACACAAGTGtcgtattaaattatcaattgaaAGTTAGAAAATAGAAATCAAATCGAATTTGTAGTTAGTTTTTGCTGACTATACAAAAGCATACTTCAATTAAAGACTTAAGTAATAATGTATTCCAATTCATTTAGATCCAGCCGAATACAAAATAGTCTATTCAAAGctattcaatattttctttttccgaaTATTTGCCGTAAccaatactataattaatatatttagttgacAGTCATTActgatttttactttttaaaaataacaagataAAAACAGCTTAAAAGCAGACGAAGAACTCGTCGCAGCCAGCTTATAGAGaatcacaaaattattaaaaaaataaaatatatttaaataatagaatccTCATTATTTCGGTGGTATCCATGTACATACGTCTATTTCAAATGctaaatatttgaatagtaaGAATTGAATGTACGGAATGTATATAAATGACGAATATTATTTGTGAATAACGCAGATACGCCTTCGTATACTATTCatcgaatttaaaaacaataaaaatatataatctttgtaAATGTACACCAATGATCATTAAtacatcttaattttaatatgaaatatacttGGATTTCTTTGTCACTACTATATAGATCTGTTCTGTCACGAAGGCACACAACCGCGTTAAATTATCGGTGGGCATTAAttagcaaatattatataaattgatttttgttgTAATGTTTTTACATTAGTAATATCACGCACGCTTTGACATCTTTTAAGAACAaacgtcactcatactaattaatacacgccgataatttaacaggattaattaaataatgttcgaagacaaatattatttgtgatactttttaattttggctgGATCTTAATTTCGACGtacaatatttagaaaaattgacagttttcgaatatttataagtatctgTATTTAGttcatagattatataatatgacgtATCTATTGATGttacaaatattcatataaaatagtttattacttgaataaagtattttcttaatttcaatttctcttaatatactttaaaattaagtacttaaatgaatagtaaaaataatggtAAGGATACAAATCGTATTAAGTACAAATAATTCACTTTTCaaagttaatttaagtaattcctACCGGATGggatttagttataaaaaaattcgttaaaattttttcgagaaaaaaaaaacatatgacgTGGTTTTTGGTATTGCCAGTCTTAATTTTTTACGTCTATGATTAGTACTGTTTTTATATTCCGAGTTATGTACAAAATAGTTTGACCAAATGTTGGGCAATTTGTCTGcccgttaaaatttattttttatcacagtATGGAaaccttattaatataaattcaaacccTGGATAGTTTGGACTGTTCGTCCTTTTTGTCaaagattttataatgttataaacgaCAACTTCgtagtgaatttaaaattttatcaatgttaaaagtcattacaagttttaaataatttcgataaGGCAGCGAAGGTTGTCGATATAATCTACtatgtaaatgattaaaataatttcgtttcaaGTTAATGTCTTCAGTTACGATAAGCTCAGCTCCGCTGCAGCGGTCGCGTAAAGGTTCAAAAATCGCATATAATATGGagcgtattataaaatttcataaaaatagctTCGAATCGAAGTCATTAGTATTGCGGCGGTCACAGCAGGAGTTCTTGGGGGAAGAGATTCATGGAAGCGTAGTCTTGAAGTACCTGAAATGAATTATTGGATTTAGTTTCTTCGCTTTTcaacaacaacattaacagcctgtaaatttcccactgctggcctaaggcctcctctccctttgaggagaaggtttggagcatgttccaccacgctgctaaaaTGTGGGTTtgcggatacacatgtggcagaatgttattgaaattagacacatgcaggtttgctcacgatgttttccttcaccgtcgagcacgagatgaattataagcacatcaatattcagtggtgcttgcctgggtttgaacccgcaatcgtcggttaCAAGACTAGCTTCGAGCCGTAAAGTGAGGGGAGTAGAACTTTGGTGTTCGGTAGCCTGAGTTATTATACTGTCGTCGTGACCAACTTCGGCTCCGGCGGCCCATCTCACGGGAGACCAGCCAGCGATCCGACACAATAAAAAAGAGTTCGACGACCGACACCAACgactttacgtgctttccgaggcacgtaTACACACACGCTTCCATCTTCCAAACTCCGGGCCGTCAATGAGAATTTTAAAAGCCTAAGAACTCTTGACTGGCCCGACCTAGCCTAGAGTTCTACCGGCGAGTAGCGCAaggcggggggggggggggcgtacCTCGAGCAGCGCGGCGCGACAGGGCGCGGGCACGGCGGGCGCGAGGTGGCGGCGCAGCGCGGCACCGTCGAGGCACAGCTGCTTGTTGAGCAGCAGCTCGGCGCCCGCGCTCGGCTCCAGCGGCGAGTGCGCCAGCCCGTACTTGCGGCAGATGTCCGCCCACGCCGTCAGATGCTTGTCGTTCGCCTCCTCCGCCACCGAAGCGATATCGTTCTGGAGTAACGTAGTATATTGCATAAATTAGTGGAGGGGAGGGTCGATTTGATATCTCTTTGCACAGATTGGGACCGAAGGACCGATGATTTGAATTAATTCTATAgacatatattaaatgaattacgaTCCCCGTGCGTACTCAGCTCACCTTAGCCAGAGTGGATATAGCCGTTCCGTAGTAGTCGTGATTGATCTTGAATATCTCCGACACGAGCTCTGCGAGGCTGCCCTGGGTGCTGTTCGCGTCGTCGACGACGTTGTACGTCTTCCAGTTCGCTTCGGGCTCATTGCCGAGGACCCATATCGCGCGGCAGACGTCGCTGACGTGGACCGTGTTCATCTTTAAGTCGGCCGTCCAGAGTAGCTTCATCGTTTCGCCCAGATGCTTGTATATACCGCCATAGAGTAGGCGCGGGGCTGTGTACAGTAATTATTATCAGTGTGGAAGGTAtacttcaaagaaaaaaatatatacagcccATAATGATAAACAAAAGTATGTTACACAATAAAATACTGCTATCTCTTTCTCGTGAGTGGGGTTGAAAAGATAGGAAGGATTTAGGCTAGCTGCAACCATAACTAAGCGCCCCCTATGACCTTATTTCCCGGATCTATTATTACGTCTTTTAGTTTGTGGTTAAACACTGACACGAGGTTAAATCAATATGTATAATATCtttatcaaagacaatgagattcaaatagacaattttattacttttttataatatgacataTTCCTAACACAATGATGGAAGATAATGTACGTAATATTATCGATTTTTTGAGTATTACTCAAGACAAACTAAATTTAAAGGTTTCCTTTGTGGCCGGAAACATAATTTTTGCAGACAACCTATTTTGGAAAAGGGAATAagaattatgattttttgtcTTGAAATAGAtgcgaattatttttaactaggtGAAAAtgccaaatatataatattgaatgaataattttatttgttcaatcTTTACATTCAGTTGATCCTTGATTTGATTTCCCAATTGTctcaatgataataattaaataccattCGATACTCACTCAAGCTCCTCCTGTCTCCCACTCCATAGACAATGGCCGGTCTAAGTATAGTGTAGTTCAATTCTGATTGCATGTTCTTGAGTTCCTGCTCAACGCGACTCTTCATACGACCCTCCACCGTCCACGGTTCCACAGGACAATCCTCATTTTGTGGCTAGGAATTAAAtagttaactaaataaatatagtactgCCTACTGCTGGGCTTAGAGGCCTCTTCCGTTGAAGAGACCGTTTGAAGCTCTCTCCACCACGTTGCTTCAATGGTGGTTGGTTGTGACAGAATCacatttcttgtattttttttatttcatttcttactATTAGTTACTCCGCGCGGTTGCATTCGCATTAGAAATtactaaatgatatatttatttatttatttattaattttcgaaacaccatcggcatattcacaaaatatttaagaaaaagtaagaaatacattcttgtacggtgtgatacaccactacaggcgtttacattttacacatcaaataacaaagtaataacaaaacattacactcttacattaataaatctttaaaataacaacaaaaatatgaaagatatgaagtaacaaaaaggaaaccaaaacaataataaattactccaaattaaaagaaataaaagcaaaaactaaaaaaatacaaaatcttgacacaaattgagcaaacagtctaattttttcttaaaactattgcTGTTATGGCTAAATATATCAATCTCATGAGAAGTGATATTATTGTTACGACTCATATATCGGATAATAGGCGAAAACTTTCCTACATTTGTACGGAATCTAGGAATAGCGAAGGTGTTTTGTATTGGGTGACGCGGAATCGTTCTTGGgacatttatatagatttgtgAAAGTAATTTTTGCGAGTCTATTGAACCATGGATTAATTTATGCAGAAACATTAAGTCATGATTGCACCTACGTTTCTCCAATGTGGCAAGTTTGAAGTGTTTCAGTCGTGTATTATAGTCTGCGCGATATGGACAGCTTCTATCTTTATATGCCAAAAACTTTGTAAATCCTTTTTGAATTCTTTCAAGGCgattaatgtgaattttataaGATGGATTCCATGCAGGTGAAGCATATTCAATAATACTACGGcttagtgaaaaatataaagttagaatggcatttacgtttttaaaatcatgacatgttcttttaataaatcctaTCATTTTCAAGCATTTTTTTACGATTGTATCTATGTGATcttttaattgtattcttttatctataattacacCTAAATCTCGTAACTTTTCAACTTCggatattaattgattatctATGTAGTAAGTTGATGGTatgaagtttttcttttttttactaaatttgatatgctgacatttattaatatttagtaccattttattatgaatacacCAAGTTTGCACAGCACTCAAATCTTGCTGCAGTAGTACTGTATCATTAACAGTTTCAATAGGCCTATACAGCTTTAGATCATCAGCAAATATTAAACACTCACTGTGATTTATGTAGTCCGtaatgtcatttataaaaaacagaaatagtATAGGACCAAGATGGGAACCTTGCGGAACGCCCGAATATGCAGTATAAGTCTGTGAATTATAACCTTTGACTACTACTTGTTGCAGTCTGTCTTTTAAGTAAGATTCTAACCATCGCAGTAGCTCCCCGTGTAttccataatattttagcttGCGTAACAAAATTAAGTGATCAACTTTGTCAAAAGCGTTAGTAAAGTCTGTGTAGATGGAGTCTACCTGAATACCGCTATCAACGCAATTGGAGATATCTGTAACATAACTTACAAGATTGCTAATAGTAGACTTATTTTTACAGAAACCGTGTTGTTTTGTTGAGATAACTTTTGAgctatattttgataatgattGACAAATAATGAATTCAAATACTTTAGCAAAATGATTTAGTATGGATATCGGTCTGTAATTATCGACTAAGTCTTTAtcaccttttttataaataggaatAACATTAGCTATTTTCCATACTGACGGAAATACCCCGGTCTTAAATATAGACAAAACAGTACGACATACTCTTCAGTATTCACCGAATTTCGACACAAATACTAGTCAACTAAAGCAGGAGATATTGTTGTGCaaaatctaaactaatattataaatgcgagatCATTTtgctgtctgcctgtctgttgcttcttcacggccaaaccactgaagcgaatttgatgaaacatGCTATGAAAGAAGATTAGACACCAAGGAAGGACGCGGGCAACGACTACTGTACTGCATAATCAGAAACATTATATTTCGAGACCTATTGCCTAATTGATTTAACGACTAGCTGATAATGATAGAAATCTTTAGTGATACCCGTCGAGCCAATAAAAGTTTTTAGATTTCTTCTCCCAAGAAATTCTCTgtaaatgagtaactactgaaaatgagtaactactgagtttcttggcggttcttctcagtagaatctacattccgaaccggtggtagctttgctttaaatagtttgttaaatgacgattcaaaagtgcttgtaaaagcctacttgaataaagtatattttgatttgatttgattgcatTAAAAACGCGATGAGTATTTGGATCCGAACCTAAACTCGTTCTTACAAATTCGTGTctgattaaaaacattattctatcagtattattattatcctaCCTAATCACGAGTGAgtctgttatataaaaaaaaatgtgtcgtttgtgtttatattattctgCCCGCTTAATAATTTTGCAGGAAGGAAAACACAATTACAtgctatttataacaaatataattacctaGTGAAACAAGCTATTATAGACGAcacttaaaagttatttttttgtttaattaaaacaaaaccaatTTCCGGAGTAAtgtcacaataataataatatatactaatattattaatgcgaaagcTTTTTCACGTTCAAACCATTGAACTGTTtgaatttgatgattttttgtataaagcaaGATTGAACTCCGATTACCATACTTTTTATACCAAATGGCTAAAGACGCCACTTAAGAGACGTGCAAAGTTGCGGGCGACAGCTAGTCATTAATAAACTAGTCGGCTCGAGTTTGCACGGGTTAACGAAATCGGTTTTTTACGCaatgatattcaaattatttatactgcTATTATTTGTGTACTAACTAACTAGGTATGTCTGTTACCTAAACACGATTAAAACACCGATTCTTACGAAAGCTATATGCATAAAAATTACGAGTCTTATCGATTAAAAATGGTCACGGATGGTGTCGCGGGGAAAATCTAGCAcagatatatatacaaatatggtaTATTACAATTCTATAAGTGAAGTATTATAAACACTAAAGTCTATATTTGTTAACCAATCAAGTTCGACCCattggaaatataataaaatttcacttAGAAATCGTATAACTGCAAAAATAACCTGAAATTGACGCCATTTCTGTCAATTGTCTAAATTATAAGTGAAACTTCGCAatgattttacataacaatCTTTATCGTCTATAAAAtatcgcattttttttaaaacgcatATCATATAGGAATGTTTTGACTTAAAATAAGtaccgttttattttattatacagtatAAATCTAGGTATAACGTAGCGTGTGCCTGAATCTGCTagtacatcttttttttttaaactaccaGACGTTTCATAATAAGACTAAGACACCAATCGACGCGGAATAGTCGGTAGATGGTTATAAACTTTGAAATCTGCATCttcttataagttttatgtttatttgtcgagtcatttttttcaattagtaaTTACAAAAGAAGTCTTCAAATTTTTTGTACATTGGgtgcttgtttttatttaaaagataaaataataatgaaaattgaatTACGCCGAGCGAAGCGGCCGCTCGTACATATACATGACAACATGACATATACATTACAACTaaagcatttaattaaaattttccaagGGAATACTGATAACTGTTCGTGTTTTGTGAAACGAGAAGCCTTACACTGCCACCCCAAATTAAGTAAAGTTTAATTCGACTAATGAATAAAGTACTTCGTCGTATCGTTCCACTTACGCCATTTAgacaaacaattaaaatgttaactCGATTACGAATACAGCTACAAAGATGTCATataaatcttaacaaatataacaa encodes:
- the LOC125067327 gene encoding uncharacterized protein LOC125067327; translated protein: MSDSAGDNSKPRVVVLGGCGFIGRNLVDYLITNDLVSWLRVVDKTPPQLAFLNSAHTKAFEDPRVEYKSANLINPTSCAKALEPNGSQWDLVANCAGETRVGQMEAVYTEGIFTLSVNVAKQCANLKVPRLVEISSGHMYSSDKPQNEDCPVEPWTVEGRMKSRVEQELKNMQSELNYTILRPAIVYGVGDRRSLTPRLLYGGIYKHLGETMKLLWTADLKMNTVHVSDVCRAIWVLGNEPEANWKTYNVVDDANSTQGSLAELVSEIFKINHDYYGTAISTLAKNDIASVAEEANDKHLTAWADICRKYGLAHSPLEPSAGAELLLNKQLCLDGAALRRHLAPAVPAPCRAALLEVLQDYASMNLFPQELLL